The following proteins are encoded in a genomic region of Actinomycetota bacterium:
- a CDS encoding cytochrome b N-terminal domain-containing protein: MIRPSTSRLRESQAWRSIFRAPHTDTPRGRAASTFQSLFLHVYPAKVPRRILSFRSTFRLGFIAAVLFAMLLVSGIYLMFFYVPSITSAYLNMHELRTAVTFGRFVRNIHRWSAHLMVLVAFFHMLRVFYAGAYKEPRQFNWVVGIGLLLATLGLSFTGYLLPWDQLAFWAVTVGTNVAGYVPFMGENARRALLGAPEVGENALLRFYVFHIYVLPTLLVTLLGVHIWRVRKDGLAGEPGQPASMSSNAEPQEVTDGGDA; the protein is encoded by the coding sequence ATGATTCGGCCTTCGACCAGCCGTTTGCGCGAGAGCCAAGCTTGGCGCTCGATCTTCCGCGCGCCGCACACCGACACTCCGCGCGGGCGTGCGGCATCGACTTTCCAGAGTCTCTTCCTTCACGTCTACCCCGCCAAGGTTCCGCGGCGCATCCTCTCGTTCCGCTCCACTTTCCGCCTGGGCTTCATCGCGGCCGTTCTCTTCGCGATGCTCCTGGTTTCGGGCATCTACCTCATGTTCTTCTACGTGCCGTCGATCACGAGCGCGTACTTGAACATGCACGAGCTTCGTACGGCGGTGACGTTCGGCCGGTTCGTGCGCAACATCCATCGCTGGTCGGCCCACCTGATGGTGTTGGTGGCTTTCTTTCACATGCTTAGGGTCTTCTACGCCGGGGCATACAAAGAACCGCGTCAGTTCAACTGGGTCGTTGGGATCGGCCTTCTCCTTGCGACGCTCGGCCTCTCGTTCACCGGCTACTTGCTTCCGTGGGATCAGCTTGCGTTCTGGGCTGTGACCGTGGGAACGAATGTCGCCGGATACGTACCGTTCATGGGCGAGAACGCGCGGCGCGCGCTGCTCGGGGCACCCGAGGTCGGCGAGAATGCCCTCCTGCGCTTCTACGTGTTTCACATCTACGTCCTTCCGACCCTGCTCGTGACCTTGCTGGGCGTGCACATCTGGCGCGTGCGCAAGGACGGACTTGCCGGGGAGCCCGGGCAACCGGCTTCGATGTCCTCGAACGCGGAGCCGCAGGAGGTGACCGATGGCGGAGATGCCTGA